One window from the genome of Amaranthus tricolor cultivar Red isolate AtriRed21 chromosome 9, ASM2621246v1, whole genome shotgun sequence encodes:
- the LOC130823315 gene encoding uncharacterized protein LOC130823315, whose amino-acid sequence MAGKDAPSPSQRIEINTPFYLGAHDRPGDFITPIKLKLDNFNSWSHAIKVALCSRRKFGFLDGTITYVMSPATKEDWVVVHCMLVSWLMNTIYPEVKSTLSNYDNAKHLWDDLHEHFCIVNGPRIHQLKSQINKCEQTKIMSVAIYFGKLKVLWDELAQLQPLISCKCGQCICDVSKQHVKRREDDMLQQFLLGLYSEYYAHIRSNILAQDPLPSLNKAYQQVSQEELVQGFARVQDEIFPPVGFAVRAAVGRGRGAAVKPASVTVCTHCKKSGHLASHCYALQVCSHCNKRGHDISRCFEIVGYPEGWTMGNRGNKSSGQNCGIVRANAATVAGSSIGGSTVAATSSCSVPTPSAAFTAAALEVFTAAQWKTIMGLFGNDKIPENRLSGKFDITSWIIDTGATHHVTGDKSCLFDITNIHCPVGLPNGDNVIASLEGSVHLSDMITLHHVLYVPNLSCHLLSVSQLNDNLQSVVTFHSDVCLIQDHMKALIGTGVRRDGLYYFSKPKVVSTIEASTDVELWHRRMGHPSEKVVKSLSHVSRSRSSLNKNCEVCFCSKHHRDKFSLSANSCSPIFEKIHCDLWGPYRHESSCGARYFLTIVDVFSRAVWIYLLIDEKEVFQMFMAFVAMVDRQFGQSITIVQSDNGSEFKCLIDYFRDNGILFQTSCVGTPQQNGRVERKHKHILSVGRALRFQANLPIYFWGECILGAAHLINRTPTPLLQNKTPFEILFNKLPTFDTIRTFGYLCFAHNQNTKGDKFASKSRKCVFVGYPFGQKGWRLYDLNTKEFFVSRDVKFIENVFPFSSPDNVHNVSSDDYSGAIHEDFADIGLCDDECEDEVSNYGQGGRYEL is encoded by the coding sequence ATGGCCGGCAAAGATGCTCCATCACCATCACAAAGAATTGAAATTAACACTCCATTCTACCTCGGTGCACATGATAGGCCGGGAGATTTCATCACACCCATCAAActcaaacttgataattttaattctTGGTCACATGCCATTAAAGTTGCTCTTTGTTCTCGTCGTAAATTCGGATTTCTTGATGGAACGATTACATATGTTATGTCACCCGCAACAAAAGAGGATTGGGTTGTAGTCCACTGTATGCTCGTGTCATGGCTCATGAATACAATCTATCCTGAGGTAAAATCTACGCTTTCCAATTATGATAATGCTAAACACTTGTGGGATGATTTGCATGAACATTTTTGCATTGTGAATGGACCTCGGATTCATCAGTTGAAATCTCAAATTAATAAATGTGAGCAAACTAAAATCATGTCTGTTGcgatttattttggaaaattaaaaGTTTTGTGGGATGAACTTGCTCAATTACAACCTTTAATTTCTTGTAAGTGTGGTCAATGTATTTGTGATGTTAGTAAACAACATGTAAAGCGCCGTGAAGACGATATGTTGCAACAATTTTTGCTTGGTTTATATTCCGAGTATTATGCACACATTAGGTCCAATATTCTCGCTCAAGATCCTTTACCATCCTTGAATAAAGCCTATCAACAAGTATCTCAAGAAGAACTTGTACAGGGTTTTGCACGTGTCCAAGATGAAATTTTCCCTCCTGTGGGGTTTGCTGTCCGTGCAGCAGTTGGTCGGGGTCGTGGCGCTGCTGTGAAGCCTGCCTCGGTTACTGTGTGTACTCATTGCAAGAAGTCGGGTCATTTGGCTTCACATTGTTATGCTTTACAAGTGTGTTCTCACTGCAACAAGCGAGGTCATGATATCTCTCGCTGTTTTGAAATCGTGGGTTACCCTGAAGGATGGACCATGGGGAATCGAGGCAACAAGTCCTCTGGTCAAAATTGTGGGATAGTACGTGCCAATGCAGCAACAGTAGCCGGCAGCAGCATAGGAGGATCTACAGTAGCAGCAACCAGCAGCTGTTCTGTTCCTACTCCATCAGCAGCCTTCACGGCAGCAGCTCTTGAGGTCTTCACGGCTGCTCAATGGAAAACTATCATGGGCCTCTTTGGTAATGACAAAATACCGGAAAATCGCTTGAGTGGTAAGTTCGATATTACTTCTTGGATCATTGATACAGGTGCAACTCATCATGTCACTGGAGACAAATCTTGTTTATTTGACATCACAAATATACATTGTCCTGTGGGTTTGCCAAATGGTGATAATGTTATTGCATCCTTGGAGGGTTCGGTTCATTTGTCAGATATGATCACTCTACATCATGTTCTATATGTTCCCAACCTAAGCTGTCATTTACTTTCTGTTTCGCAACTTAATGATAATTTACAGTCTGTTGTCACATTTCACTCTGATGTGTGCTTGATACAAGACCACATGAAGGCTCTGATTGGAACGGGAGTTAGGCGAGATGGACTATACTACTTCAGCAAACCAAAGGTGGTGTCTACAATCGAAGCTTCAACTGATGTGGAGTTGTGGCATAGAAGAATGGGGCATCCCTCTGAGAAAGTAGTTAAGTCTCTTTCTCATGTCAGTCGATCCAGGAGTAGTTTGAATAAAAATTGTGAAGTCTGTTTTTGTTCCAAACACCATAGAGACAAGTTTTCTTTAAGTGCTAATAGTTGTTCtcccatttttgaaaaaatacacTGTGATTTGTGGGGTCCTTATCGACATGAGTCATCATGTGGTGCTCGTTATTTTTTGACTATTGTGGACGTTTTTTCAAGGGCTGTATGGatatatttgttgattgatGAAAAGGAAGTTTTTCAGATGTTTATGGCTTTTGTAGCTATGGTGGATAGACAATTTGGCCAATCTATTACTATTGTACAAAGTGATAATGGTAGTGAATTTAAATGTTTGATTGATTATTTTCGTGATAATGGTATTCTCTTTCAAACCTCTTGTGTTGGtacaccacaacaaaacggGCGGGTGGAGAGAAAGCATAAGCACATATTGAGTGTTGGGAGAGCTTTGCGTTTTCAAGCCAACTTGCCAATTTATTTTTGGGGTGAGTGTATTCTTGGTGCGGCACATTTGATTAATCGTACTCCCACACCCCTTCTTCAAAATAAAACACCGTTTGAAATTCTTTTCAATAAATTACCCACCTTTGATACTATTCGTACCTTTGGATATCTTTGTTTCGCTCATAATCAAAACACAAAAGGTGACAAGTTTGCTAGTAAGAGTAGGAAGTGCGTCTTTGTCGGGTATCCTTTTGGGCAAAAAGGTTGGAGATTGTATGATTTGAATACGAAGGAATTTTTTGTTTCTCGAGATgttaaatttattgaaaatgtGTTTCCGTTTTCTAGTCCCGATAATGTACACAATGTGTCTAGTGATGATTACAGTGGTGCCATTCATGAAGATTTTGCGGATATTGGTTTGTGTGATGATGAATGTGAGGATGAGGTGTCTAATTATGGTCAGGGGGGTAGATACGAGTTGTGA
- the LOC130823313 gene encoding uncharacterized protein LOC130823313, with translation MAGKDAPSPSQRIEINTPFYLGAHDRPGDFITPIKLKLDNFNSWSHAIKVALCSRRKFGFLDGTITYVMSPATKEDWVVVHCMLVSWLMNTIYPEVKSTLSNYDNAKHLWDDLHEHFCIVNGPRIHQLKSQINKCEQTKIMSVAIYFGKLKVLWDELAQLQPLISCKCGQCICDVSKQHVKRREDDMLQQFLLGLYSEYYAHIRSNILAQDPLPSLNKAYQQVSQEELVQGFARVQDEIFPPVGFAVRAAVGRGRGAAVKPASVTVCTHCKKSGHLASHCYALQVCSHCNKRGHDISRCFEIVGYPEGWTMGNRGNKSSGQNCGIVRANAATVAGSSIGGSTVAATSSCSVPTPSAAFTAAALEVFTAAQWKTIMGLFGNDKIPENRLSGKFDITSWIIDTGATHHVTGDKSCLFDITNIHCPVGLPNGDNVIASLEGSVHLSDMITLHHVLYVPNLSCHLLSVSQLNDNLQSVVTFHSDVCLIQDHMKALIGTGVRRDGLYYFSKPKVVSTIEASTDVELWHRRMGHPSEKVVKSLSHVSRSRSSLNKNCEVCFCSKHHRDKFSLSANSCSPIFEKIHCDLWGPYRHESSCGARYFLTIVDVFSRAVWIYLLIDEKEVFQMFMAFVAMVDRQFGQSITIVQSDNGSEFKCLIDYFRDNGILFQTSCVGTPQQNGRVERKHKHILSVGRALRFQANLPIYFWGECILGAAHLINRTPTPLLQNKTPFEILFNKLPTFDTIRTFGYLCFAHNQNTKGDKFASKSRKCVFVGYPFGQKGWRLYDLNTKEFFVSRDVKFIENVFPFSSPDNVHNVSSDDYSGAIHEDFADIGLCDDECEDEVSNYGQGGRYEL, from the coding sequence ATGGCCGGCAAAGATGCTCCATCACCATCACAAAGAATTGAAATTAACACTCCATTCTACCTCGGTGCACATGATAGGCCGGGAGATTTCATCACACCCATCAAActcaaacttgataattttaattctTGGTCACATGCCATTAAAGTTGCTCTTTGTTCTCGTCGTAAATTCGGATTTCTTGATGGAACGATTACATATGTTATGTCACCCGCAACAAAAGAGGATTGGGTTGTAGTCCACTGTATGCTCGTGTCATGGCTCATGAATACAATCTATCCTGAGGTAAAATCTACGCTTTCCAATTATGATAATGCTAAACACTTGTGGGATGATTTGCATGAACATTTTTGCATTGTGAATGGACCTCGGATTCATCAGTTGAAATCTCAAATTAATAAATGTGAGCAAACTAAAATCATGTCTGTTGcgatttattttggaaaattaaaaGTTTTGTGGGATGAACTTGCTCAATTACAACCTTTAATTTCTTGTAAGTGTGGTCAATGTATTTGTGATGTTAGTAAACAACATGTAAAGCGCCGTGAAGACGATATGTTGCAACAATTTTTGCTTGGTTTATATTCCGAGTATTATGCACACATTAGGTCCAATATTCTCGCTCAAGATCCTTTACCATCCTTGAATAAAGCCTATCAACAAGTATCTCAAGAAGAACTTGTACAGGGTTTTGCACGTGTCCAAGACGAAATTTTCCCTCCTGTGGGGTTTGCTGTCCGTGCAGCAGTTGGTCGGGGTCGTGGCGCTGCTGTGAAGCCTGCCTCGGTTACTGTGTGTACTCATTGCAAGAAGTCGGGTCATTTGGCTTCACATTGTTATGCTTTACAAGTGTGTTCTCACTGCAACAAGCGAGGTCATGATATCTCTCGCTGTTTTGAAATCGTGGGTTACCCTGAAGGATGGACCATGGGGAATCGAGGCAACAAGTCCTCTGGTCAAAATTGTGGGATAGTACGTGCCAATGCAGCAACAGTAGCCGGCAGCAGCATAGGAGGATCTACAGTAGCAGCAACCAGCAGCTGTTCTGTTCCTACTCCATCAGCAGCCTTCACGGCAGCAGCTCTTGAGGTCTTCACGGCTGCTCAATGGAAAACTATCATGGGCCTCTTTGGTAATGACAAAATACCGGAAAATCGCTTGAGTGGTAAGTTCGATATTACTTCTTGGATCATTGATACAGGTGCAACTCATCATGTCACTGGAGACAAATCTTGTTTATTTGACATCACAAATATACATTGTCCTGTGGGTTTGCCAAATGGTGATAATGTTATTGCATCCTTGGAGGGTTCGGTTCATTTGTCAGATATGATCACTCTACATCATGTTCTATATGTTCCCAACCTAAGCTGTCATTTACTTTCTGTTTCGCAACTTAATGATAATTTACAGTCTGTTGTCACATTTCACTCTGATGTGTGCTTGATACAAGACCACATGAAGGCTCTGATTGGAACGGGAGTTAGGCGAGATGGACTATACTACTTCAGCAAACCAAAGGTGGTGTCTACAATCGAAGCTTCAACTGATGTGGAGTTGTGGCATAGAAGAATGGGGCATCCCTCTGAGAAAGTAGTTAAGTCTCTTTCTCATGTCAGTCGATCCAGGAGTAGTTTGAATAAAAATTGTGAAGTCTGTTTTTGTTCCAAACACCATAGAGACAAGTTTTCTTTAAGTGCTAATAGTTGTTCtcccatttttgaaaaaatacacTGTGATTTGTGGGGTCCTTATCGACATGAGTCATCATGTGGTGCTCGTTATTTTTTGACTATTGTGGACGTTTTTTCAAGGGCTGTATGGatatatttgttgattgatGAAAAGGAAGTTTTTCAGATGTTTATGGCTTTTGTAGCTATGGTGGATAGACAATTTGGCCAATCTATTACTATTGTACAAAGTGATAATGGTAGTGAATTTAAATGTTTGATTGATTATTTTCGTGATAATGGTATTCTCTTTCAAACCTCTTGTGTTGGtacaccacaacaaaacggGCGGGTGGAGAGAAAGCATAAGCACATATTGAGTGTTGGGAGAGCTTTGCGTTTTCAAGCCAACTTGCCAATTTATTTTTGGGGTGAGTGTATTCTTGGTGCGGCACATTTGATTAATCGTACTCCCACACCCCTTCTTCAAAATAAAACACCGTTTGAAATTCTTTTCAATAAATTACCCACCTTTGATACTATTCGTACCTTTGGATATCTTTGTTTCGCTCATAATCAAAACACAAAAGGTGACAAGTTTGCTAGTAAGAGTAGGAAGTGCGTCTTTGTCGGGTATCCTTTTGGGCAAAAAGGTTGGAGATTGTATGATTTGAATACGAAGGAATTTTTTGTTTCTCGAGATgttaaatttattgaaaatgtGTTTCCGTTTTCTAGTCCCGATAATGTACACAATGTGTCTAGTGATGATTACAGTGGTGCCATTCATGAAGATTTTGCGGATATTGGTTTGTGTGATGATGAATGTGAGGATGAGGTGTCTAATTATGGTCAGGGGGGTAGATACGAGTTGTGA
- the LOC130824552 gene encoding uncharacterized protein LOC130824552, with protein sequence MPAWSLEKLSDALGSFVTWPYAWVRFTNMQKSPKGSWREVGSSAKVSTRSKSMPSTPILTDEELKDLSQDCKWLHYCASRISEEDPIILNLLKEQYCFLESPFVIIGPSDIGQFLRGEMLNVALFHVYMR encoded by the exons atgccagcatggagccttgagaaactatcagacgccctaggtagtttcgtcacatggccatatgcttgggtccgattcactaacatg caaaagagtccaaagggatcttggagagaggtcggttcctcagcaaaggtgtcgactaggtcaaagtcgatgccaagcactccaattttgactgatgaggagctaaaagatctctctcaagattgcaaatggctgcattattgtgcatctcgcataagtgaggaggacccaatcattttgaacctgctgaaggagcaatactgctttttagagagcccgtttgtaattattggtcctagtgacatcgggcaatttttgagaggagagatgctgaatgtagctcttttccatgtctacatgaggtga